In Bacillaceae bacterium S4-13-56, the genomic stretch TAATGATGAAGTGCATGATCAATAGTTTGCTTAAGAATCATCATGACATGCTCATCATCGTGAGAATAAAAGAGAGTTGTTCCTTCTCTTCGATATTTGACCAATCTTAAATTTTTCAAGAAACGTAATTGATGTGAAACGGTTGATTGTCTTAATTTTAGAGTTTCTGCAATTTCATTCACAGAATACTCTCTATTGAAAAGTAAATGTAAAATGCGTATTCTTGTAGGATCTCCAAGGGCCTTGAAAGTCTGAGAAACAACAAATAGAGTTTCTTCATCTAAATCGTTTGACTCTGAATTTTCTTTAATATGGTCATCCATTTTTTATCGTCTCCTAAGTAGAGATTCCTTTTTATCGATATATGAGCATGTATTCATATGAACATCTTATGCAATCATTTCATAAATGTCAATTTGTTTTTCTATATTCTATGCTCAATTAAAAAGACCCAACTCCTATAAGTTGGGTCTGCATTCGAAATATCAATTATTCAGTTACAACAAGTTCAAAGTTTGCAGTTACCTTTACTTCTTTTCCGACTAATACGCCACCAGTTTCTAAAGCTGCGTTCCATGTTAGACCGTAATCTTCACGGTTAATTTTTCCTTCTACATCAAAACCAGTGATTGTGCTGCCGTCCATCGGGCTTTTTGCAGTACCATTGTGCTCCACTTTGAAAGTTTCTGTTTTGGTTACTTTGCGAATTGTTAAGTCACCAGTCACTTCATATTCTCCATCATCAACTTTCTTTACAGACTTGCTTACGAAAGTAATATTTGGAGTATTTTCAACATCAAAAAAGTCTACAGAACGTAGGTGATTGTCACGATCTTCGCTATTTGTGTCTACAGAAGCTGCATCGATAGTTACCTTTACGGAAGAGTTTTCAAGGTCATTTAAATCGCCATTGAAATCGACATCAAACGCTGTAAATTCACCCTTTGCTTTTGCCACCATCATATGTTTAATTGAAAAAGTAATCGCACTGTGTAC encodes the following:
- a CDS encoding metalloregulator ArsR/SmtB family transcription factor, with the protein product MDDHIKENSESNDLDEETLFVVSQTFKALGDPTRIRILHLLFNREYSVNEIAETLKLRQSTVSHQLRFLKNLRLVKYRREGTTLFYSHDDEHVMMILKQTIDHALHH
- a CDS encoding YceI family protein — protein: MAIYQLDNVHSAITFSIKHMMVAKAKGEFTAFDVDFNGDLNDLENSSVKVTIDAASVDTNSEDRDNHLRSVDFFDVENTPNITFVSKSVKKVDDGEYEVTGDLTIRKVTKTETFKVEHNGTAKSPMDGSTITGFDVEGKINREDYGLTWNAALETGGVLVGKEVKVTANFELVVTE